Sequence from the Leptospira johnsonii genome:
AAATTCGACGAAGCCCCGGGCCCTTTACCGACCCCAATTATTTATAGCTTGAATAAAAAATCCACGTCGATTTTCGTATTATGGAAGATTTAAGAGGCGAAACTTAATGAAAATTCACCCAACAGCCATCGTTGATTCGAAAGCGGAACTACACGAATCCGTCGAAGTCGGTGCATATACAATTATAGAAAAAGATGTGGTAATCGGCGAAGGAACCGTGATCGAGACCGGAGCCCGAATTTTCGCAGGTACTAAATTAGGTAAATTCAACAAAGTCCATCATGGAGCGGTGATCGGTGTAGGACCTCAGGATCTAGGTTTTGATCCTAGCACTCCGAGTAAAACAATCATCGGAGATAATAATACTTTTAAGGAATATTCCAATATTCATAAGGGAACCAAGGTGGATTCTCCTACTATTATTGGAAATAGGAACTATGTGATGGGAAATGCTCACGTAGGCCACGACTGTATTTTAGGAGATGATAATATTCTAACCCATGGTCTTGTTTTGGCAGGACACGTTACAGTCGGAAATAAGGCATTTATTTCAGGACTAGTTGCAGTTCACCAATTTTGTTTTGTGGGTGATTACGCGATGATAGCAGGTTGTTCTAAAGTAGTTCAGGACGTTCCTCCTTTTGCTACTGCTGATGGAAACCCTTGCACGATCATCGGTTTAAATACTGTGGGTCTGAAAAGAGGCGGATTCTCTCCTGAGACTAGATCCGCAATCAAGAATGCATACAAGGTGATCTATCATTCAGGTCTGAATTATAGAACCGCTTTGGATCAACTGGAGAAGGAATCAGGTCATCCTCCTGAAGTTCTGCAGATCATTAAGTTTTTCAGGAACAGTGATCGCGGGGTCATGAACCACAGATAATCAAAAGTTTTGCGTGTTGGAACTACAACACGCGTTCTTACGTTTAATCTATCTTGGCACAGTCCGGATTGATAGAAGTCACATATTCCAGGGGTAGGTCTCCTAAAAAGTCGGATCCCTGGAATTTTCCTTTAAAATTTAATTTTCCCTTTTTATAGGCATCTACCCAGGCTCTTTGGAATTTATTCGAGAGAGGAGCGTAAGACCAATGCCATTTCTCTTCATTGTAACCTTTTCCACCTCTTTCCGATTTGGATGAATAAGGCTGGCAGAATCCGAATCTGTGAGCATTCTTCTTCATCCAATTATAGAATATTTCTCCTCTTCCTCCTTTTTCAAAATAGGAGTTTTCCAAGGCGTTGATATCAATGTCTGTTCCCCAATGATGGCGGGAAGTTCCGGGTGCACTGGAGAATTCTAAGATTAAAGAAATGATCTGAGAAGGAGTTTTGTCTTTTACCGGCTCTCTCATCTTCTTCTTGCCTGAATACTTATCTTCCCAAATGGATTTTTGCTCTGAAAAAGATCTATGCGCTGAAATTAGAAACGGCTCTTGCCTTTCTTGGGGATGATCCTTTTTATATTCTTCCTTTAATTTTAAGAACGCGGCCTTGGTTTCCTTCCTTAAGAAGAACTGCCTTGGATCTCCAGGATTCGTAAAAGATATTAGAGCTTTTTCTTTAGGAAAATCTCCGATTAGGTAAGAAGTTTCCGAAACACCTTGGTAGGTTTCGTCTGTCGTTTGGGAAACTAGGGAGAAGGTACCAAAAATCAGAACAAGTACTAAACATCGGAATAGGAATAGCATAATTCCATATTCTTCTTTGGCGACTTGGGGAAAAGGGATTTTCTAATCATCCAAATCCGTTTAAGACACAAATGCTACTACAGAAATTTCCGGGACTTTATGACA
This genomic interval carries:
- the lpxA gene encoding acyl-ACP--UDP-N-acetylglucosamine O-acyltransferase, with amino-acid sequence MKIHPTAIVDSKAELHESVEVGAYTIIEKDVVIGEGTVIETGARIFAGTKLGKFNKVHHGAVIGVGPQDLGFDPSTPSKTIIGDNNTFKEYSNIHKGTKVDSPTIIGNRNYVMGNAHVGHDCILGDDNILTHGLVLAGHVTVGNKAFISGLVAVHQFCFVGDYAMIAGCSKVVQDVPPFATADGNPCTIIGLNTVGLKRGGFSPETRSAIKNAYKVIYHSGLNYRTALDQLEKESGHPPEVLQIIKFFRNSDRGVMNHR
- a CDS encoding M15 family metallopeptidase, translated to MLFLFRCLVLVLIFGTFSLVSQTTDETYQGVSETSYLIGDFPKEKALISFTNPGDPRQFFLRKETKAAFLKLKEEYKKDHPQERQEPFLISAHRSFSEQKSIWEDKYSGKKKMREPVKDKTPSQIISLILEFSSAPGTSRHHWGTDIDINALENSYFEKGGRGEIFYNWMKKNAHRFGFCQPYSSKSERGGKGYNEEKWHWSYAPLSNKFQRAWVDAYKKGKLNFKGKFQGSDFLGDLPLEYVTSINPDCAKID